tttcagattctgtcaaattaccccatttcacacacaagcacacttcacgcacactacctcactttactgggacaggtcagtgacccaagctgtttttttaagatgcagatgagagcattttgagtttagtgttaaccattgACCTTTTTAGAGGAACAGGAACtgtaaaagcgttccattgaaagaagaaagagaaacaatacattttatcttgctttccttgtctgttaatgtcaaacgtgacgtacttaaatataaataatctaattcatttgattgttgttgagATGCGCATTGCGCATACTAAATAAACCGAATAAATACAGAAGTCTACAGAACAcagaatacagaatacagaagtcgacgtggtataaaaattaaatatgctcAGGATGTCATTGAACTTGAACTTtgtttatttggtacctagtaaATTTGTATAATACTGTTTATATGTATCCAAACAACCACAAACACAAACCAGCCTGTAAGcctcgtaggtaagtatatctcgGTCTCAAAAGCCGCAAAAACTCGCTAGGACTGAGGCTAGACCATAGCCGcttattttttcttgatttcatgAAGGTTTGCAGAACAGCATGTAACCGCAACAAAATAGGCCgcaaaaatgtcgtcatataaagctgtagtaccacgttcccgactatcgggtggtccggcctgggaacgaaatcataaaatacccgatagtcgggttatcggcactgaatgttaataggtaatatttgaagaacaaaagttctctaacataaatacaaaattacaaaattgtcatctgtcatcacagttcattgacgtacagaagtcacgtaggaacgtttttaaaatgacgctatattaataccagcataatgaaaattaattccAATTAGTAAAAATGAGtcttcaaacttttttcattttaagcgggatttcaaggagcaaattacttaaatgatattgtaatcgtattgttttaagatagtttactgcgtttttcaaccattatgccccgtaaataacagcaaatcaaatttaaaatgaaactcgAGCTCtacgtgataataattatttaccctatttctttTAATACAAACTGTCTACTGGTATACTTTTTCGTATACGTACATGATTTATTTGTCAAGAGTAAGCTGTCATGGAGCTCCAAAGCGCGATGCGTCCGCCTTCGCccgaggccagcggccatctgaatcaaagaagttgcgtgcacgggaccgctgatatcatgtctttgaatatatttatttaatgttcaataaaaaaaaaaaggaatcactgagttccatcaagaataagattgcgcgttattagaagcaaatttcatatctttatcttttgtgccaaaattgttacgaatatttcaagtccgttttagacctatgttcgtgattgttttctatcgagcgaaagtcaaaaacttaGGATTCGAATCGTTGAGTTCCCTagaaaaaggcctcaagattgcttatACCATTCATGGCAGCCGGCAGCAGCAGCAGATACGGTGAtccaaaaaagcgctacgaatattttaaaactccgttttctgaactcacttcaccttaaaccagggctttaaataccgttaaaaagttggtatcgttaccacaaggtgacatATCTAACGTTAAGTtctaactaacgttagaccaggtaccgttagttatactactctttaccggtaacaaaatggtaacgttagcagttgtcaatttgagctaacgttaagtcaaagtGTGGTGTATTTGCATGTGTGCGCCCGCACGCACACAGGCGCGGCTACTTGTAATGTACAATTACCAGTAATAAACGAGCATCTATCAGAGCCGGTTGTTTCACTTGTTTCACTTAAGTACTTGCATATACCTCACTGGCGACGATCCGCGTCTTACCCGCGTGTGTATTTAGAAATAACCGTTATAATGGCTACTAAAACTTCTATCGGAAATTTAAGTCAGTTTGACCATAATACCCAAGAATGGGAAATTTTCAGTAGTCGTTTGAAGCAGTTCATCGTTTTAAACGAAATTAAAGATGAGATGAAGCAGGCAGTGCTACTGACACACCTGCATGACGATACATACCGGCTATTGAAGAACCTTGTGTACCCAAAAAAGGTAGAAGTCGTTGGGTACGACGAGCTGTTGAAGGTGCTCGACGGTCATTTTACTCCGAAGAGGTGTACCTTCGCTGATAAGAGCAAATTCTACGAGGCAACGCGTGACGTGGGGGAGAGTGTCGAGAAGTGGGCGGCTAGGATCAGAGGACTCGCCGTGCACTGCGAGTTTGGAACCTCGCTGGACATGCTGCTGCTGGACAAGTTCGTGCTGGGGCTACGCGCCGGCAAGGAGCGCGAGCGACTCTTCGAGCAGGACGTCACCACGCTCACGCTGGCGAAGGCGATGGAGCTGGCACAGCAGACGGAGTGTGCGCAGAAGGCGCGCGCAGACGCGGTGGCCGTGACCGTGAAGCAGGAGCCGGTGTACCGGGCGGGCGCGCAGCCGTCCGCCGGCCGCCGGGACCCCGAGGCGAGGACCTGCTCGGTGTGCGGTATGAGGAGCCACGACGAGAGTAGGTGCCGATACAAGTCCTACCGGTGCCAGCTGTGTGGTGAAAAAGGACACCTCAAGAAAGTGTGTACTTCCAAAAAGCAGTCCAAGTGTCGCGTGAACAATGTTGAAGCGACAGAGTTCTCGGCAGAAGGTGGAGACTGTGATAATTGCCAGGAATGTAAACTTCTAAGCTTAAGGTACGTTAACTATAAGCCAATATTACTTAATGTATCTATTAATGACCTTGAATTGAACATGGAACTGGACTCGGGCTCCGGTGCTACCATTATTAATGACAAATTATACAAAGAAATGTTCCCTAATGTTTCATTATATAAAAGTGATTTAAAAATGTGTCTATACAATTATCATAAAATAACGCCAATAGGTTTTTTCGTTgcaaaagtaaaatttatgtTAAAAGAAAGACTTTTGAAAATTTACGTTATAAAAAACGGCGGTCCGCCAATATTAGGCCGTGATTTTATGACAAAGTTTAATTTGTCATTCACTGTAGATAACAAATTTGTTACAGATGTAAACATTAATCAGAGCTCGAGTGAGGTAACAAGGTTGTTAAATCAATTTAGGAGTTTATTCGAAGAAGGGTTGGGCAAATTTAATAAGTTCAAAGTCCACTTGCAATTGAAAGAGAACGTTAAACCTAAGTTTTTCAAACCGCGGTCAGTTCCGTTTGCTCTAAAAAAACGGGTAGAGGAAGAAATCGACCGGCTGGTAGATTTAGGTATACTCGTACCGGTTAATTTTTCTGAATACGCAACGCCTATCGTGCCTGTTTTGAAGGAAAATGGCAAAGTCAAAATTGCAGGAGATTTCTCGGTCACGTTAAATAAAGACATGGTTATCGATAAGTACCCGATGCCGCGTATAGAGGAGGTGTTTGCTAAAATAGGCGGTGGTGAAAGTTACACGAAATTAGACCTTAGCAACGCGTACAATCAGTTCGTTTTGTCTGATAGCTCTCAGGCGCTTACGACCATTAGCACCACGAAGGgtctttataaatatactaggCTAGTATATGGTCTCGCCAACGGCCCTGCTATTTTTCAACGCGCTATGGAGTCGTTGTTGGTAGGTATTGACGGAGTCAGCTGTTGGTTGGACGACGTGTGCGTAACGGGACCGACGAACGAAATCCATTTGGCGCGATTGCGAGAGGTTTTGACTAGGTTTAGCGATGCAGGTTTAAAGTTACAGAAAGAGAAATGTGTTTTCTTAGGTGATAGTGTAACTTATTTAGGCTACGTTATCAATAAAAATGGCTTACAAACGTCTCAAAAAAAGGTGGAAGCTATTCACAAAGCACCAAGGCCGACTAATGTAACGGAGGTAAAGAGTTTTTTAGGACTCGTAAATTATTACCGTAGTTTCATA
This genomic window from Cydia amplana chromosome Z, ilCydAmpl1.1, whole genome shotgun sequence contains:
- the LOC134660797 gene encoding uncharacterized protein K02A2.6-like isoform X1, whose amino-acid sequence is MATKTSIGNLSQFDHNTQEWEIFSSRLKQFIVLNEIKDEMKQAVLLTHLHDDTYRLLKNLVYPKKVEVVGYDELLKVLDGHFTPKRCTFADKSKFYEATRDVGESVEKWAARIRGLAVHCEFGTSLDMLLLDKFVLGLRAGKERERLFEQDVTTLTLAKAMELAQQTECAQKARADAVAVTVKQEPVYRAGAQPSAGRRDPEARTCSVCGMRSHDESRCRYKSYRCQLCGEKGHLKKVCTSKKQSKCRVNNVEATEFSAEGGDCDNCQECKLLSLRYVNYKPILLNVSINDLELNMELDSGSGATIINDKLYKEMFPNVSLYKSDLKMCLYNYHKITPIGFFVAKVKFMLKERLLKIYVIKNGGPPILGRDFMTKFNLSFTVDNKFVTDVNINQSSSEVTRLLNQFRSLFEEGLGKFNKFKVHLQLKENVKPKFFKPRSVPFALKKRVEEEIDRLVDLGILVPVNFSEYATPIVPVLKENGKVKIAGDFSVTLNKDMVIDKYPMPRIEEVFAKIGGGESYTKLDLSNAYNQFVLSDSSQALTTISTTKGLYKYTRLVYGLANGPAIFQRAMESLLVGIDGVSCWLDDVCVTGPTNEIHLARLREVLTRFSDAGLKLQKEKCVFLGDSVTYLGYVINKNGLQTSQKKVEAIHKAPRPTNVTEVKSFLGLVNYYRSFIPNASNMLSPLHELLRAEAKWEWGRSQEEAFQAVKKELGSERVLAHFDPEAQPVLSVDAGPGGLGALLAQRDPATGAERPLAFASRSLNASERNYSQLQKEAAAIIFGVKKFHQYLYGRQDPFVLKTDHRPLLSIFGKNNGIPVMTASRLQRYAIILSAYNYKVQYISSANNLVADYFSRAPLPNMENDGHNEDNDDVSYLNFLDESVTPVTADKIRQATGNDTTLKKVFKYMSLGWPRKISCASILPYFRCKADLQIDNGILFRGHRVVIPTVFRDQLLRELHTGHLGIVKTKSIARGKMWWPNIDGDIERWIGSCAACVAVRAAPPRAAPAPWPRPPSAWYRVLQLTVEKCGVFACVRPHAHRRGYL
- the LOC134660797 gene encoding uncharacterized protein LOC134660797 isoform X3 — protein: MATKTSIGNLSQFDHNTQEWEIFSSRLKQFIVLNEIKDEMKQAVLLTHLHDDTYRLLKNLVYPKKVEVVGYDELLKVLDGHFTPKRCTFADKSKFYEATRDVGESVEKWAARIRGLAVHCEFGTSLDMLLLDKFVLGLRAGKERERLFEQDVTTLTLAKAMELAQQTECAQKARADAVAVTVKQEPVYRAGAQPSAGRRDPEARTCSVCGMRSHDESRCRYKSYRCQLCGEKGHLKKVCTSKKQSKCRVNNVEATEFSAEGGDCDNCQECKLLSLRCKH
- the LOC134660797 gene encoding uncharacterized protein LOC134660797 isoform X2, with translation MATKTSIGNLSQFDHNTQEWEIFSSRLKQFIVLNEIKDEMKQAVLLTHLHDDTYRLLKNLVYPKKVEVVGYDELLKVLDGHFTPKRCTFADKSKFYEATRDVGESVEKWAARIRGLAVHCEFGTSLDMLLLDKFVLGLRAGKERERLFEQDVTTLTLAKAMELAQQTECAQKARADAVAVTVKQEPVYRAGAQPSAGRRDPEARTCSVCGMRSHDESRCRYKSYRCQLCGEKGHLKKVCTSKKQSKCRVNNVEATEFSAEGGDCDNCQECKLLSLRSYN